The Tessaracoccus aquimaris sequence CCCTATCAGGACGACCCGGAGCGTCGCGCCGACCTGGAGCGACTGCTCGGCGAGGCAGACCTCGACCTTCGTCTGAGGCGCCTCGTCGAGGAGCGGGCAGGCCTTGAACTGACCCCGGAGCCGAGCAGGCTGGACGGCTGGTCGTCGGCGCACGCGGCGCTGCTGCTCGCGCTTGCTGGCACGGGCCGACTGCTGCGCCCGAGCCTTCCGCTCGCCGCGGTGCGCCGCTCGGCCGCCTTCGCGATCGGCATCCAGCTGGGCGCAGACGAACTCGACGAGGCGGTGCGCAGGCTGATCGGCGCTGGCCTGGTCGTCCCGCCCCGCGGAGACGACCTCGCACTGACGTCAGAGGGTCGCTCGCTCGTGCGTGGGTTGCACGCCCACGCCCCGGGCGCCGTCGAAGAGGCCCTGGCGAGGCTCGAGATCCGCGCCTGAGCGCGCGCCGACCCGAGAGGGCCGGCGCGCGGCGGATCAGCGGGCCAGCACGTCCTTCAGCCAGCTGATCTGACGAAGCCGCTGCTGGAAGGCGCCGCCCTCGTGGTCGTTGAAGTCGTAGGTGGCGATCGACTTCTCGGCGGCGTAGGAGTGGTAGGCCGCGAAGATCGTCGACGGCGGGCAGACCTGGTCCATCAGGGCCGCGGAGAAGAACGCGGGAGCCTCGGCGCGCTTGGCGAAGTTCACGCCGTCGAAGTAGCTCAGCGTCGAGAAGACGGTCTCGACCGCGCCACGGTGGATCGACAGGTAGCGGGTGATCTCCGCGTAGGGGTCTCGGTCGCAGATGTCGACCGCGCGGCGGTAGTGGCACAGAAACGGCACGTCAGGCATCGCGCCAACCAGTTCGGGGACGAGCCCCGCCACGGCGAGCGCCAGCCCGCCGCCCTGGCTGCCGCCGTTGACGGCGACCCGCTCCGGGTCGACCCCGGGCAACTCGCGCACCGCGTCGGTCGCCCGGACGGCGTCTGTCATCAGGCGTCGGTAGTAGTACGTCTGCGGGTCCTCGATGCCCCGGGTCATGAAGCCGGGCGTCTGCGGGCCTGAACCGTGCGGATCGCCGGTCGCGCCGCCGGTTCCCCAGTTGGAACCCTGGCCGCGGGTGTCCATGAACAGGTGTGCGAAGCCCGCGGCTGCCCAGTGCAACTGCGCGCCAGGCAGGTCGCGCCCGCCGCCGTAGCCGATGTACTCGACGACCGCGGGAAGCGGCCCCTCCGCGCCCTTCGGCAGCGTCAGCC is a genomic window containing:
- a CDS encoding acetylxylan esterase — translated: MARTDMTLDELRNYRPQVLEPDDFDQFWGDTLTEARSLPSDVKAERVDSPLTSFDIFDVTFAGFAGDPVKAWLTLPKGAEGPLPAVVEYIGYGGGRDLPGAQLHWAAAGFAHLFMDTRGQGSNWGTGGATGDPHGSGPQTPGFMTRGIEDPQTYYYRRLMTDAVRATDAVRELPGVDPERVAVNGGSQGGGLALAVAGLVPELVGAMPDVPFLCHYRRAVDICDRDPYAEITRYLSIHRGAVETVFSTLSYFDGVNFAKRAEAPAFFSAALMDQVCPPSTIFAAYHSYAAEKSIATYDFNDHEGGAFQQRLRQISWLKDVLAR